A segment of the Malaclemys terrapin pileata isolate rMalTer1 chromosome 1, rMalTer1.hap1, whole genome shotgun sequence genome:
GACAGCTACTGACCCTGCCTAGGGACTGGTGTCCAAGCCTTCTGATCACCTCCCCTGTGCAGTAGACAGGTACTGGATTGTGGGGGACAAAGGACAGTCAgtgctgtttgcagtgttgtagccctattggtcccaggatttgaaagtgacaaggtgggtgaggtgatatctttcattagcccaacttctgtgggtgagagagtcCATGTGCCAGCAAGAGTGAGGGAAGTTAGGCAGGTGCCCCAGGCTGTTCCAGTCCCCAGAGATGGCTGCGAGAGGCCAGTGCTCTTTACTGTACAACACTGGGCGTCTAGTTTCTAAGCCTGGTGCTCTGTTGGGAGCCCTTGTGTTTCCAAGGCCAGGTGCACAAGGAGAAGGAGTAGAAACCTAATTTGAAAACCCAGGAAGCCCACATTGGGGCTGAGTTAGGGGAGACTGGAGGTTTTGCAGGCCCTCTTTAGTTCTCCCCCGtgccgggtggccctgcctgcagaTACTCCGGCTCCAACTTCTGGAGCCCCTGGCACACCGCCGTTCTGTGCAGGGCCTCTCTGCAGCCTGGTCGGAGGCTGCTCCCCGTCCCCCACCCCTGGCCTCccgctcccggcccctcccctttGCGTGGGGGCAGAGCGCGGCTGCCCGCTGCCCCCACGCCCCGGGCAGCTGCCCACTTGAGCGCGCGCCTCCCCTCCGGCTCCGCCGCGCCGGGACGCGgttgcgcagcagcagccggcGGGGCAGCTGCGCGGGGGGCTTTGCACTCGCCGCCGCAGCGCCGGCGACGGCAGCAGGGCGGGCTCTCGCCCGGGCCAGCGCCTGCCGGCTGGGGATGCTCGCCCCCTAGGCGGCGGCGGGGGATGCCGCGAAGCGTGTGACGCTGGGCGGAGGGTCTGGCTGTCGCAGCGCCGGGGCGGGCAGTGCACCGCGCGGGGCTCTCTCGGGGAGGATGCCCGGAGCGGCGGcgggggcggcggcggcagccTCGGCAGCGGCGGGGATGCTGCCGGCTCAGGAGGCGGCCAAGCTCTACCACACCAACTACGTGCGGAACTCGCGGGCCATCGGGGTGCTCTGGGCCATCTTCACCATCTGCTTTGCCATCGTCAACGTGGTGTGCTTCATCCAGCCCTACTGGATCGGCGACGGCGTGGACACCCCTCAGGCGGGCTACTTCGGGCTCTTCCACTACTGCATCGGCAACGGCTTCTCCCGGGAACTCACCTGCCGGGGCAGCTTCACGGACTTCTCCAGCCTGCCCGCGGGAGCCTTCAAAGCCGCCTCCTTCTTCATCGGGCTCTCCATGACGCTCATCATCGCCTGCATCGTCTGCTTCACCCTCTTCTTCTTCTGTAACACGGCCACCGTCTACAAGATCTGCGCCTGGATGCAGCTGACCTCGGGTGAGTCAGGGGTGCAGTCAGCACTGCGGGCGCGGGGAATAAACTTACGCCTGCTGCGGGCACCCGAGTCTCACGGGTTGATaggagtgcgtgtgtgtgtgtgtgtgtgtgggggggggggggttgtcatgCATCTCCCATTCACCAGCACCTGCCGCCAAGGGTTACTCAACTGTCAGTCTctatgcagggagaggggggctggagaAACTTACATGCACTGGTAGTCGTTTAGACTGGGTTAATATCCCGCATGCAGTGAAGGGGCTAGGGGGCTCATAGAGAAACGCAGATTAACACTGACTATCAAGGGGTAATATCCTCCCCGCAGAGATGGGGCTGGGGTGTTTGTATGTGTAGGGGTGTCAAGTCAAAACTTCCATGCAGTAACTGTGCCCGGAGTTAAAGTCACCCCGTGGAAGGAGAGAAGTTGGGAGATCATGCTAATACATGAAAAAGCTTAACTGCATTAACAACTGAGATGACCTGTCTATATCAGACCTTGTGTACACTGTGACTGCCTGTAATGTATTGAAGCATATGCTAGAGTAACATATGACCGCTGTCTCTTCCCCTTGCATCCTCATAAAAACAGATGTGTGTCTTAGAAAGCAGCCCCAGTGAGCAGAAATTGTTAAATAAAACAGAGAGGAATCTAGAAACTAAACCATGTACATCCAACCCAGAACATCCATTTGGACAGGGCTGGCATATTAAGAAATATAGTGAAACCACCAGCAAAAATCTGTCCTCTAGTAGATCAAAGGTCATAACAAAATGGTAGGGGAAACCTGGGAATGCTATAAAGTGGCCACATAGAACAAGAAAGATTAACTGCTGGGGGTTATTTGCAGTAGTATTGTAACCTGTTGAAGGTTAGTCCTTAGTGCGAATTTCCATGTAGTTACCAGGAAACCTTCCTCCTTTCAGTAACATCACAGGATGAAGTCTTGTTATTCTTGCCAGGCTGGAGAGCAGCTGAGGTCgttggattttgtgtgtgtgtttttaacaagatttattctccccccccccgcctctgccaTGGCAGAAAGATAGAAATCCCATTGTAGTTATTATTTTCAGTGTAGAGGTATGCAGACTTCATCTGAAATTCCCCATCACAAGCATATAGTGCCTTCCTTAGGAAAGTGCATGGGGAAGAAagagatacagagagagagaaatcctggGCTCCCCTAGTATTCCCTCCCTAGGTTTCCAAACAAGCTATAGTTTGGGTTAGGAGAGAGGAGCAGGATGGGGAAGGGTATAACAAAGCTTTGAagagcctgtggaaaatgttaggTTTTGGCAGCAGGAAGTAGAGGAGAGAGGAATGAGATCCAGAGTTAAGATGGTAATAAAAGAaattttaacaagaaaaaaaaattctgtaacaaTCTGGGGAGGACCTGAGTATGACATCTAAGCACAAATCTCACCTGCCCTCCTGCAGAAACCACCAAAGTTGAGGTTTTTGCTTTGCAGAAATAAGCTGTTTGGAAGCACGGGAAAATGTCTCCAAAATGGGTATTACAGTTACTTATCCAGGCTCCTTAATACagctaaattaatttaattttcacaGCTCTGATTCTTCCAAGTTGTTTGTTCACTATTatttaatttgccatttacaGTTACTGGGTTGCTGTAGGAATTTCTTGTCTGTTCAGAATGGGTTTTCAAGTTCTTCACATTTCTTATGTATTGTTTGTTTATGTATTCTAGGTATACTTGCTGGTTGTTTTGTTTATAGTGTTTAAGTTTCTGCACAGAACAATGGCTTCCTTTatcactttgggcctgatcctgaagtcagttgaagtcaatgatgatagctttgccactgacttcagtgagaatagGAATTGGCCCATTATATTTGCTTTAGGAATCCTGTGTGATATTAGCCACTTCTTTTTCTCTTCTATAAAATATCTTCAAATATGCTGTTAATTTTATGGATCATCATTGATGCAGGGAGGTGCAAGCTGCATCTCTTTGCATCAGTAAGGTCCCGGGGCTCTACTGGGGATTTGCTGTCTACCAAAGACAGGTGGAGCTTTGACCTGTGGCTAGGGCTCCACAGAAACCTAGCTGGTAGATAGCGCTGTGACTATGCACTGAACCAATGCCTCTCCAACCTGCTTTGGTCATGCACCTTACACGGCCAGTGCAGTTAACTTTCTAGATCACTGGTATACTTTCCAACACCAGAGATCTGGGGCCCCGCTTTACACAAATAGAAGCCAGTGTAAGCCGGGAATGAATTTTGGCTTTGTGACTTTATTCCTGTGCAGTTGAGAAAAAATGTTTAGAAATCACAGCACGAATTTAGCTGTTTGAAAAAAGAGTTGGTTGGATTCGTATCAAGCTGCAGACACATAAGGGTGGCACTGATGACTTGTGTTCCCATTTTTCAAGCAAATctgaagtgtgatttttttcaaaagctccAAAGGTGGCATAaccactcccattgaagtcaacaatgGGAGTTTAACCATCATCGTCAATGGGAACATAATTTAGCCAGTACTGAGTTCTATTGAAAATCATATCTAATTTTTTTCGTTCCAAAATGAAAATCCCATGGAAATGAACTTATAAGTATAACGCTGGTTGGTTGTCTTTCATTGTCAGCTCTTTGTGAAAGCCTTGGGAGAACAAGGACTAGAAAGATACAGGATACTAAAAGGGTCGGACACTGCTGCTTGCTTAAATATTATACCTTAATTTATCTTAATTTAGCTATTATCTGATCATTCAATTTAAAACCAGGTTTCAAAAATCTGCCTCAAAGATAAAGAAATATGACTGAAAATCTGCAATTGTAGATCCTTGCAGGTTGCATGCTTTTAAGATTTTATAACAGAAGAAGGCATGTAATTGCTGTGGAATAGAGGTATAACTAGAAAAGAAAATCAGCATTACTCAGTTTCGACGAGCACTGGCAATTTTCCTACAAGTTCTATCACGTTCTGTTTTTGTTGtcatttcattgttttaagagtGTAGGTCATTCAGCATAATCATGCAATGTTGTTCTCATAAATAaatgttataataataaataatgttagCTAAATATACATAAAGGTATATTTAGCTAACAAGAACCAAACACCTTTGAAGTAGTAaaacagaggtaggcaacctatggcacatgtgccgaaggcggcacacgagctgattttcagtggcactcacactccctgggtcctggccaccggttcggggggctctgcattttaatttaattttaaatgaagctttttaaacattttaaaaatctaatttactttgcattatagacttatagaaagagaccttctaaaaacattaatatgtattactgggacacgaaaccttaaatcagagtgaataaatgaagactcggcacaccacttctgaaaggttgcgaaCCCCTGTAGTAAAATATGCATATTTCTACTAAAGTGTGGgtgcatattttattttgggCTTTATTTTGATACATCCTATAACAGAAGAACACAATGTAGTGCTTTTATTAAATCTGGCAATAGTAGAGGGGCTGCATTTACATATGAAGGATCAAACACAGAGGTTGACATCTTTTGATGATATCACATTCAGTTCTCATTCAGCCTAGGGGATTTTACTTGAGTTAGGGTGGCAGGAATGGGCTaggattttggttttaaaaatcctTCAGGACATAGTTTATAATAACTCATGTAGGAGAGACTAACAGGATGATATTGCCCTTATTTGGAAAAAGaatttttatttgaataaaaGGTAAGTGATATCTGAAACACATACACTTTAATCTCTCTTTCTGGGTTTGTAATGCTTGATTAACTAGAAGAATGTGAGAAAAAT
Coding sequences within it:
- the LHFPL3 gene encoding LHFPL tetraspan subfamily member 3 protein isoform X2, whose protein sequence is MPGAAAGAAAAASAAAGMLPAQEAAKLYHTNYVRNSRAIGVLWAIFTICFAIVNVVCFIQPYWIGDGVDTPQAGYFGLFHYCIGNGFSRELTCRGSFTDFSSLPAGAFKAASFFIGLSMTLIIACIVCFTLFFFCNTATVYKICAWMQLTSAACLVLGCMIFPDGWDSDEVKRMCGEKTDKYTLGACSVRWAYILAIIGILDALILSFLAFVLGNRQDSLLAEELKLENKVLLSQSSLE
- the LHFPL3 gene encoding LHFPL tetraspan subfamily member 3 protein isoform X3, translating into MPGAAAGAAAAASAAAGMLPAQEAAKLYHTNYVRNSRAIGVLWAIFTICFAIVNVVCFIQPYWIGDGVDTPQAGYFGLFHYCIGNGFSRELTCRGSFTDFSSLPAGAFKAASFFIGLSMTLIIACIVCFTLFFFCNTATVYKICAWMQLTSAACLVLGCMIFPDGWDSDEVKRMCGEKTDKYTLGACSVRWAYILAIIGILDALILSFLAFVLGNRQDSLLAEELKLENKDDGNA